CCCGACCAGGAGGTGCAGGTCGTCTCCTTCATCGGGGGCTTCAGCCGCGAGGACCCGTTCTTCTGGGTCTTCACCATCACCCTGCAGTTCCACCTCGGCCTGAAGGTCTCGCCGTACTCGCAGTCGGGCACCGGCCTGGTCGAGCCGGACAAGATGCTCGCCGCCTTCGCGCGGGGCGCCGCGATGACCGAGGACCTCTCCGCCGAGGGCTTCGATCCGTGGCCGCTCTTCCCCCAGCCGCTCGAGGCGGTGCGGGCCCGGCTCGGGGTGCGTCAAGCGCCTGACCTCCGCGGCGTCAGGGCGCCGGAGGACTGACGCCGCGCGGCCCCGGATCGCGTCTGAGCCCTGCCCAGAGGCTCCGGAGAGCGATGGCACGGACAGTGCTCTAGCTCTCCTCGCGATGGCCGAAGAAAAGCAAGACACCGAGGAGAGCCCGCCCCGCGGCGGCGGCAAGAGCACCCTCATCATCGTGCTCGTGGTGACCAACCTGCTCGTCGTGGCGGGCGCCGCCGCGGCGGTGGTCATGACGATGGGCAGCCAGCCCGCCGCGACGGCCGAGGCCGACGAGCCGGCCGGAGCGGCGCGAGAGGTCGGGCCGCTGCTCGAGCTCTCCGCCCTCGTGGTGAACCTGGAGGACCCCAACGGCACGCACTTCCTGCGGGCCGGCTTCCAGATGGAGATCCGCGACGCGGAGCGCCTGGCCGAGGTGGAGACCCGGCTGATCCCTCTCCGCTCCGCCATCCTCCTGTACCTGAGCGGCAAGTCGATGGACGAGGTCGTCGGTCAGGACAACCGGGTGGTGATCCTCGAGGAGCTCACCGAGCTCATGAACGAGCAGGTCGGCGACGACCTGGTCCGCGCCGTCTACTTCACGGAGTTCGTCGTCCAGTAGGACGGAGCACGCGATGTTCGAAGAGCCGTCCATGGAAGAGCCCCTGCTCAGCGACGAGGAGACCAACGCGCTCCTCGACGCGATGCGGGAGGAGGAGACGCGCGGGGAGGTCGAAGCCAAGAAGACCGAC
The Sandaracinaceae bacterium genome window above contains:
- a CDS encoding flagellar basal body-associated FliL family protein → MAEEKQDTEESPPRGGGKSTLIIVLVVTNLLVVAGAAAAVVMTMGSQPAATAEADEPAGAAREVGPLLELSALVVNLEDPNGTHFLRAGFQMEIRDAERLAEVETRLIPLRSAILLYLSGKSMDEVVGQDNRVVILEELTELMNEQVGDDLVRAVYFTEFVVQ